From the genome of Nitrospira sp., one region includes:
- a CDS encoding alpha-ketoacid dehydrogenase subunit beta: MRTLSYAQAIREAHAQLLAEDPRVFLIGQGVRNPWYAGTSLQDLDKEFGAHRVIDSPVSENATTGTAIGAAITGMRPIVFHPRMDFMLLAMDPIMNQAANWSYLFAGRVSVPVVIRAVINRGGEQGAQHSQALQALFAHVPGLKVVMPATPYDAKGLLVAAVRDGNPVLYIDDRWLYDLQGEVPEGLYEVPIGAAVIRRSGRDVTLLATSYMASEASKAVEMLTQRGIDVELIDVRSVKPWDRNLVYSSVGKTGRLVIADAAWISGGTAAEIAASVAGEIFHALKAPIVRVCLPDAPAPTSAVLEQAYYIGAEAIVSAVEKVLVSSTRS; this comes from the coding sequence ATGCGCACACTCAGTTATGCGCAGGCCATTCGGGAGGCCCATGCGCAGCTCCTTGCGGAAGATCCGCGAGTGTTCTTGATCGGCCAGGGCGTCCGGAATCCTTGGTATGCGGGAACCAGCCTGCAGGACCTGGATAAGGAGTTCGGTGCGCATCGCGTGATTGATTCGCCCGTTTCGGAGAATGCGACCACCGGGACGGCCATCGGCGCGGCCATCACCGGGATGCGTCCCATTGTGTTCCATCCGCGCATGGATTTTATGTTGTTGGCGATGGACCCCATCATGAACCAGGCGGCCAATTGGTCTTACCTCTTTGCCGGACGGGTGTCCGTGCCGGTGGTGATACGTGCGGTGATCAATCGAGGCGGCGAACAGGGCGCACAACATTCTCAGGCCCTGCAGGCGCTTTTTGCGCATGTCCCCGGGTTGAAGGTCGTTATGCCGGCAACGCCCTATGATGCGAAGGGCCTGCTCGTGGCTGCCGTTCGAGACGGGAACCCTGTGCTCTACATCGATGATCGATGGCTCTATGATCTGCAGGGGGAGGTGCCTGAAGGTCTGTATGAGGTGCCGATAGGCGCGGCGGTGATTCGACGGAGCGGCAGGGATGTCACGCTGCTCGCCACGTCCTACATGGCAAGTGAAGCCAGCAAGGCGGTTGAGATGCTGACTCAACGTGGCATCGATGTAGAGTTGATCGATGTGCGTTCAGTCAAGCCCTGGGATCGCAATCTGGTGTATTCGTCAGTCGGAAAGACTGGGCGCTTGGTCATTGCCGATGCTGCCTGGATAAGCGGCGGCACCGCTGCGGAAATCGCCGCGTCGGTGGCGGGAGAAATCTTTCACGCGCTGAAAGCCCCGATCGTACGAGTCTGTTTGCCGGATGCGCCGGCGCCGACCTCTGCCGTGCTTGAGCAGGCGTACTATATCGGCGCGGAAGCGATTGTGTCGGCAGTGGAAAAAGTGCTTGTGTCGAGTACCAGATCGTAG
- a CDS encoding DegT/DnrJ/EryC1/StrS family aminotransferase translates to MAYQVPFIDPRSHYAKLKPEIDRAIIDCLANGDLVNRHQLKDFEQHLAEFVGVKYAVGVNSGYHALLFALLGAGVGPGHEVITVAHTFVATVSAIVHCGAQPVLIDVGSDFNMDVDLIERAITPKTKALLPVHLNGRVCEMDRILALADKHGLAVIEDAAQALGATFDGKCAGSQGRAGCFSFYPFKVLGGFGDGGAITTNDPELARMATLLRYNGEDRATGEYHYHGQTALLDNVQAAVLDVKLRHLPDWMTHRRRIAAAYHRGLSGITQLRIPQFDESRRQDIFQNYVIRTTVREPLRAYLKEQGIETLVHWHKPMWEHKGLGLAVPDVPETLSICRDVVSLPMSAETTEAQVEQVVAALREFFSTQP, encoded by the coding sequence ATGGCCTATCAGGTCCCTTTCATCGACCCCCGCAGTCATTATGCGAAACTCAAGCCTGAGATCGATCGGGCGATCATCGATTGTCTGGCCAATGGCGATCTCGTCAACCGGCACCAGCTCAAGGATTTCGAGCAGCACCTGGCCGAGTTTGTCGGGGTGAAGTATGCCGTTGGGGTCAACAGCGGATATCATGCCCTGCTGTTTGCGCTGCTAGGAGCCGGCGTCGGACCTGGCCATGAAGTCATTACCGTGGCTCACACCTTTGTCGCGACGGTATCTGCCATCGTGCACTGTGGCGCACAGCCGGTATTGATCGACGTCGGGTCTGACTTCAATATGGATGTCGATCTGATCGAACGCGCCATCACACCGAAAACGAAAGCACTCCTTCCCGTGCACCTGAACGGACGGGTTTGTGAGATGGACCGTATCCTGGCGCTGGCCGACAAACACGGGCTGGCGGTCATCGAGGATGCGGCGCAAGCGCTCGGGGCCACGTTCGACGGCAAATGTGCGGGCAGTCAGGGGCGCGCCGGCTGTTTCAGCTTCTATCCCTTTAAGGTGCTCGGCGGGTTCGGGGATGGCGGAGCCATTACGACGAATGATCCCGAGCTCGCCCGCATGGCAACACTCCTTCGCTATAACGGCGAGGACCGCGCGACCGGTGAATATCACTATCATGGGCAGACGGCCCTCTTGGACAATGTGCAGGCGGCGGTGCTCGATGTGAAGCTCCGTCATCTGCCGGACTGGATGACTCACCGTCGACGGATTGCCGCCGCCTATCATCGGGGGCTATCAGGCATCACACAACTCCGCATTCCGCAATTCGACGAGTCGCGGCGCCAGGACATCTTTCAGAACTATGTCATCCGCACCACGGTCCGAGAGCCACTGCGCGCCTATCTGAAGGAACAGGGGATCGAGACGCTGGTCCATTGGCACAAACCCATGTGGGAACACAAAGGGTTGGGATTAGCGGTTCCGGATGTTCCCGAAACGCTCTCGATTTGCCGGGACGTCGTCTCCCTGCCGATGAGCGCTGAAACCACGGAGGCGCAGGTCGAGCAGGTCGTCGCCGCACTCCGGGAATTTTTCTCCACGCAGCCGTGA
- a CDS encoding SLBB domain-containing protein, protein MMILPPTVFAQTLPLPLPGSGSQGSQANAPVAPLIPFGTGAFGPYGLSTVPGQPIVTNPTALQPLTPTQAPCPIRPTADLSPESTIPNLNDYWPLEPRSLLPGSVEQRLRQEQEELDRKQETLRVQKERRELEYQSQVEREKQTLARRPGAPGLPGVMVPSFPGQQQPAAVDQHGVLGSQAVEKKPFTGELLRAQDFSIEEAFAQFSILQGVKSRLKQFGYEFFDINANTFSPVQDVPVGPDYVIGPQDSLGVHIWNVPDQSFNRSYIAPVERDGMLVLPQVGAIPVGGQTFAEAEKTIRARLATLLKRFELHVSMARIRTMKVFVVGEVVRPGAYELSALATASNALYAACGPAHSGSLRQVKVMRDGKSVAELDLYEFLMQGDRRGDLRLQGGDVVMVPPVGPVVAISGAVKRPAIYEAKPGTRLTDLLSLAGGLTPLSDRQRCHMFRLDPNVEGRQLIDVDLVLAMRARGEEKSRIGVAGGDPILMDGDYIRIGTLPTQAVNVVSLVGAVKTPGPYEFRAGMHLRDLLTKDKLTIDAHQDRAEIVRTDPLTYQTKVIPFNPSALFEGNDAENLPLSRLDQVVVSTQVRAPSLVLVEGEVKRPGYLTIETGERLSSVLKRSGGFTPNAFPSGVVLVRESVKIKQQSELERYIASERQRLTAQAAGVAAGTAGLSGPAALSTGGAIAEQQVLILRLQQLEAITSRVELGRIVVKMDALEKLEGSEDDIILEARDMIRIPTPPQTVSIIGSVRNPSTVVHRPNLEFEDYLRQAGGMTEDANKKESYIMRANGTTAATYLSVKDVRPGDTIVIPQKIETRTPQLALWQTVASIIGSLALTAAGIAVVGR, encoded by the coding sequence ATGATGATCCTGCCCCCGACCGTATTCGCCCAGACGTTGCCACTGCCATTGCCTGGATCCGGTTCGCAAGGCTCACAAGCGAATGCCCCTGTCGCACCGTTGATTCCATTTGGAACTGGAGCCTTTGGGCCCTATGGATTGTCAACGGTGCCAGGGCAGCCCATCGTCACCAATCCCACGGCATTACAACCCCTGACTCCAACCCAGGCTCCCTGTCCGATCCGGCCGACCGCCGACCTGTCTCCTGAATCCACGATTCCCAATTTGAATGACTATTGGCCGCTTGAGCCGCGGAGCTTGCTCCCAGGCTCCGTTGAGCAGCGACTGAGGCAGGAGCAGGAAGAATTGGACCGGAAGCAGGAGACGTTGCGCGTCCAAAAAGAACGGCGGGAGCTGGAATATCAGTCCCAAGTTGAACGTGAGAAACAGACCTTGGCCCGCCGGCCTGGAGCGCCAGGACTTCCCGGCGTGATGGTGCCATCTTTTCCGGGGCAGCAACAACCTGCGGCCGTCGATCAACATGGCGTTCTCGGTTCGCAGGCTGTTGAGAAGAAGCCCTTCACCGGCGAGTTGTTACGCGCTCAAGACTTCTCGATCGAAGAAGCTTTTGCGCAGTTCTCCATTTTGCAGGGGGTCAAGAGCCGCCTGAAACAATTCGGATATGAATTTTTCGATATCAACGCCAATACCTTCTCGCCGGTTCAGGACGTGCCGGTCGGGCCGGACTATGTGATCGGCCCGCAGGATTCGCTCGGGGTTCATATTTGGAACGTGCCCGACCAAAGCTTCAATCGAAGCTACATTGCGCCGGTGGAACGGGATGGCATGCTGGTACTGCCGCAAGTGGGAGCGATTCCTGTCGGCGGCCAAACCTTTGCCGAGGCAGAGAAGACGATCCGCGCCAGACTGGCGACATTACTCAAACGATTTGAGCTACATGTCTCCATGGCACGCATCCGCACCATGAAGGTCTTCGTGGTCGGTGAGGTGGTCAGGCCTGGTGCCTACGAGTTAAGCGCGTTGGCGACCGCCTCCAATGCGCTCTATGCTGCTTGCGGACCTGCGCATTCCGGTTCCCTCCGCCAGGTCAAAGTCATGCGTGATGGGAAGTCTGTCGCCGAATTGGACCTCTACGAGTTTCTCATGCAGGGGGACCGGCGGGGTGATCTGCGCCTTCAGGGCGGGGATGTCGTCATGGTGCCGCCGGTTGGTCCCGTCGTGGCCATCAGCGGGGCGGTGAAGCGGCCGGCCATCTATGAAGCCAAACCTGGAACGAGATTGACGGACCTGTTGTCCCTGGCGGGAGGGTTGACCCCGTTGTCGGATCGCCAGCGCTGCCACATGTTCCGGCTCGATCCCAATGTGGAGGGACGGCAGCTCATCGACGTGGACCTTGTGCTGGCGATGCGGGCGCGTGGTGAAGAGAAGAGCCGGATCGGTGTGGCCGGTGGTGACCCCATTCTGATGGACGGGGATTACATCCGCATCGGGACCTTGCCCACGCAGGCCGTCAACGTGGTGAGTTTAGTCGGTGCGGTCAAGACGCCGGGTCCGTACGAATTCCGGGCCGGGATGCACCTGCGTGATCTCTTGACCAAAGACAAGCTGACCATTGATGCCCACCAGGATCGTGCGGAAATCGTGCGGACCGATCCCCTCACCTACCAAACGAAGGTCATTCCGTTCAATCCCTCCGCGCTGTTCGAAGGAAACGACGCTGAGAACCTTCCCCTGTCTCGGTTGGATCAGGTCGTGGTGTCAACGCAGGTGCGGGCGCCGAGCTTGGTCCTCGTGGAGGGCGAAGTGAAACGGCCTGGGTATCTCACGATCGAAACCGGTGAACGGTTGAGTTCGGTGCTCAAGCGGTCCGGGGGCTTCACGCCAAATGCCTTTCCGAGTGGCGTGGTGTTGGTGCGGGAGTCGGTCAAGATCAAGCAGCAAAGTGAGTTAGAACGATACATCGCCTCGGAACGGCAGCGCTTGACGGCGCAGGCGGCAGGAGTCGCAGCTGGCACGGCTGGGTTGAGCGGGCCTGCGGCTCTTTCGACTGGTGGCGCGATTGCCGAGCAGCAGGTTCTAATCCTGCGGCTCCAGCAATTGGAGGCTATCACGTCGCGCGTGGAATTGGGGCGCATTGTCGTCAAGATGGATGCTCTCGAAAAGCTCGAGGGGTCCGAGGACGATATCATTTTGGAGGCGCGGGACATGATCCGCATCCCAACCCCGCCGCAGACCGTGAGTATTATCGGCTCCGTGCGGAATCCGAGCACGGTGGTGCACCGGCCGAACCTTGAGTTCGAAGACTACCTGCGGCAAGCGGGCGGCATGACGGAAGACGCCAACAAGAAGGAATCGTACATCATGCGGGCAAACGGAACGACCGCAGCGACATACTTGTCGGTCAAGGACGTACGACCGGGGGATACCATCGTGATCCCGCAGAAGATCGAAACCCGGACTCCGCAGTTGGCGCTCTGGCAGACCGTGGCCAGCATCATCGGCAGCTTGGCTCTCACGGCGGCCGGCATCGCGGTTGTCGGTCGGTAA
- a CDS encoding polysaccharide biosynthesis protein: MARSFSARFTIVRQRWTLFFAHLALAALSNWVAFLLRFDEDIPAGQWELYAALLPLLLGIRSLTFYSFRLYDGLWRYTSLWDVRDLAMSIGVSTLLFAGTVRWGMGLWSYPSSVFVIDALVLLCLSTGLRLAPRLFHGSRWRGAGLKRVLIVGAGDAGAMIVREMRNNPSFGYRPIGFVDDDPAKVGHRIHGVRVLGSRAYLSGIIAEDAPDVVLVAMPSAPPATIREVVRALEPFHLPLQTLPNLRDLLQCRVEVSQIRNLSVEDLLDRVPVDLDPEPLRALVEGARVLVTGAGGSIGSELCRQIARLSPAMLVLLDRYENGLFAVVNELTAAGHVSIASVIGDVTQVGQMNRLFAEYRPTLVFHAAAHKHVPLMEGNPCEAVLNNVGGTRIVAEAAHRHEVERFILISTDKAVNPVSVMGASKGVAELLLQQLGRASRTRFATVRFGNVLGSNGSVVPLFVEQIKAGGPVTITDPQMRRYFMLVAEAVHLVLHAAYLAKGGELFVLEMGEQISVVEMARNLIRLAGFVPDQDIALTYVGCRPGEKLVEELIAPYERVELTTMSKVLAVVTDSGRDASRLPALVAQLEESAAEGNVAMVLALLRTILPSYRPASGHMALDGVHDAEGGVPEEMPVGTAPSATVSDPLPTVLHRPS; this comes from the coding sequence ATGGCTCGTTCATTTTCCGCACGCTTTACGATCGTCCGCCAGCGATGGACGTTGTTCTTCGCCCACTTGGCCTTGGCCGCCCTTTCAAACTGGGTGGCTTTCCTGCTCCGCTTCGACGAAGACATTCCTGCGGGGCAGTGGGAGCTGTATGCGGCCCTACTTCCGCTCCTCCTCGGTATTCGGTCCCTCACGTTTTATTCCTTTCGGCTGTATGACGGCCTGTGGCGCTACACGAGCCTGTGGGATGTACGCGATCTGGCCATGAGCATCGGCGTGAGTACGCTGCTGTTTGCCGGGACAGTTCGATGGGGGATGGGGCTCTGGTCCTATCCATCTTCTGTGTTCGTGATCGATGCGCTTGTCCTGCTGTGCCTGTCGACCGGTCTTCGATTGGCGCCCAGGCTCTTCCATGGATCGAGATGGCGCGGAGCCGGTCTGAAGCGCGTGCTGATCGTCGGAGCAGGTGATGCCGGCGCCATGATCGTCCGCGAGATGCGAAACAATCCCTCCTTCGGCTATCGGCCGATCGGCTTCGTGGATGATGATCCGGCCAAAGTCGGCCACCGCATTCACGGGGTTCGGGTGTTGGGGAGCCGGGCCTATCTGTCTGGTATCATCGCCGAGGACGCGCCCGACGTGGTGTTGGTCGCGATGCCGAGCGCGCCGCCCGCGACGATTCGGGAAGTGGTCAGGGCGCTGGAACCGTTTCATCTTCCTCTGCAAACCCTTCCAAACTTGCGTGATCTTCTGCAGTGCCGGGTGGAGGTCAGCCAGATCCGCAACCTGTCGGTTGAGGACCTGCTTGACCGGGTTCCAGTCGATCTGGACCCAGAACCCCTGCGGGCGCTGGTGGAAGGCGCGCGCGTGCTGGTGACCGGTGCCGGTGGATCAATCGGTTCGGAATTATGTCGGCAAATCGCGCGATTGTCGCCGGCGATGCTGGTGTTGCTCGATCGGTATGAGAACGGCCTATTTGCCGTCGTGAATGAACTCACGGCCGCCGGGCATGTCTCGATTGCATCAGTGATCGGCGATGTCACTCAGGTCGGTCAGATGAACCGACTGTTTGCGGAGTATCGCCCGACGCTGGTGTTTCACGCCGCCGCGCATAAACATGTGCCGCTTATGGAGGGCAATCCCTGCGAAGCGGTATTGAACAATGTCGGGGGGACCCGCATCGTGGCGGAGGCTGCGCATCGCCATGAAGTCGAGCGGTTCATCCTCATCTCCACCGACAAGGCCGTGAATCCCGTCAGTGTCATGGGCGCCAGCAAAGGCGTGGCGGAACTGCTCCTGCAACAACTCGGACGTGCGTCGCGGACTAGGTTTGCGACCGTGCGATTCGGTAACGTCCTGGGCAGTAACGGCAGCGTCGTGCCGCTGTTTGTCGAGCAGATCAAAGCGGGAGGTCCCGTCACCATTACCGATCCCCAGATGCGACGCTATTTCATGCTGGTGGCCGAGGCGGTGCATCTCGTACTCCATGCGGCCTATCTGGCCAAGGGAGGGGAGCTCTTTGTCCTCGAGATGGGCGAGCAGATCAGCGTGGTGGAGATGGCGCGCAATCTCATCCGTCTGGCGGGTTTTGTGCCGGACCAGGATATCGCCTTGACCTATGTGGGCTGCAGACCCGGAGAGAAACTCGTGGAGGAATTGATCGCCCCCTATGAACGAGTGGAGCTGACGACGATGTCCAAAGTGCTCGCCGTGGTGACTGACTCGGGGCGTGATGCCAGCCGCCTTCCAGCTCTCGTGGCGCAGTTGGAGGAGTCAGCCGCTGAGGGGAATGTTGCTATGGTCCTGGCGCTCCTTCGCACGATTCTTCCGAGCTACCGCCCGGCCTCGGGGCACATGGCATTGGATGGCGTACACGATGCCGAGGGCGGGGTGCCGGAGGAGATGCCCGTCGGTACGGCTCCTAGTGCCACAGTGTCCGACCCATTGCCCACAGTCCTCCACAGGCCGTCATGA
- a CDS encoding thiamine pyrophosphate-dependent dehydrogenase E1 component subunit alpha, producing MNLQDTHVTPLSHDQLMSLLWAMQRIRVAEERIGELVATREVRTPCHLSIGQEAIPVGVCTVLRQDDTVWGGHRSHGHYLAKGGDLRAMMAEIFGKVTGCARGRGGSMHLVDPAQGIFGTVPLVGATIPLAVGAGLSATLRGTDHVAVAFFGDGATDEGHFHESLNLAALYRLPVLFVCENNLYSTHLTLKDRRVKDNIVESAALHGLPGVVVDGNDVTAVYQAAQQAVDRARAGEGPTLLECRTYRWRGHVGPAADLEVGTDRRRELDDWQRRDPIAHCRGLLNAQGLSSEVFERLETEIRREIDEAVSFARQSPAPDESELLQYVYVRGEG from the coding sequence ATGAATCTTCAAGATACGCATGTGACCCCGTTGTCGCACGACCAACTGATGTCGTTGCTTTGGGCGATGCAGCGTATTCGTGTTGCTGAGGAACGCATCGGGGAACTCGTCGCGACTCGCGAGGTGCGGACGCCGTGCCATCTGTCCATCGGGCAAGAAGCCATTCCCGTCGGTGTTTGTACGGTGCTGCGTCAGGATGATACTGTCTGGGGCGGGCATCGCTCGCATGGGCACTATCTTGCGAAGGGCGGCGACCTGCGCGCCATGATGGCGGAGATTTTTGGCAAGGTCACGGGGTGCGCGCGCGGGCGCGGGGGCTCCATGCATCTGGTCGATCCGGCGCAGGGCATCTTCGGCACGGTTCCGTTGGTGGGGGCGACCATTCCATTGGCCGTCGGCGCCGGTCTTTCCGCAACGCTTCGAGGCACGGATCACGTTGCCGTGGCGTTTTTCGGAGATGGCGCGACCGACGAGGGGCACTTCCACGAGTCGCTGAATCTGGCGGCTTTGTACCGCCTTCCGGTCTTGTTTGTGTGTGAAAATAATCTGTACTCCACGCATCTGACGCTGAAAGATCGACGGGTGAAGGACAATATCGTGGAGAGCGCGGCGCTGCATGGATTGCCCGGCGTGGTGGTAGACGGGAACGATGTGACGGCCGTCTATCAGGCGGCGCAACAGGCCGTGGATCGCGCAAGAGCTGGCGAGGGCCCCACGCTGCTGGAGTGTCGCACGTATCGGTGGCGCGGGCATGTCGGTCCTGCGGCTGATCTCGAAGTTGGTACGGACCGACGACGCGAACTCGACGACTGGCAGCGCCGCGATCCCATCGCGCATTGTCGTGGCCTGCTCAATGCGCAAGGCCTGTCGTCCGAAGTCTTCGAACGGCTAGAGACTGAGATCCGCAGAGAAATTGACGAGGCTGTGAGCTTTGCACGCCAATCGCCAGCCCCGGATGAGAGTGAATTGCTGCAGTATGTGTACGTGCGGGGAGAGGGCTAG
- the hpnH gene encoding adenosyl-hopene transferase HpnH, which produces MAVPVSQMYTVTKYVLTQKLRGVKRYPLVLMLEPLFRCNLACAGCGKIQYPDHVLDKRLTPAQCWAAADECAAPIISIPGGEPLIHPEMPEIVRGLVERKKYVYLCTNAILMERKLDDYPPSKFLTFSVHMDGLRDEHDLAVCRDGVYDVAVKAIKAALKRGHRVTTNTTLFDDANPERVRKFFDEMMGLGVEGMMISPGYSYQKAPDQQHFLKRSRTTELFSKILSNRKRDWQFNQSPLFLEFLMGRRQYQCTPWGNPTYNVFGWQRPCYLLQEGYAPSFRELMEKTDWDAYGTGRNEKCADCMVHCGYEASAVEDTFGSLSGFTKTVKITLLPNAR; this is translated from the coding sequence ATGGCTGTTCCAGTCTCCCAGATGTATACAGTGACGAAGTACGTGTTGACCCAGAAGCTCCGGGGGGTCAAGCGGTATCCGCTCGTGCTGATGCTCGAGCCGTTATTTCGCTGCAATCTCGCCTGCGCGGGGTGCGGCAAGATTCAGTATCCGGATCATGTGCTGGATAAGCGGTTGACCCCGGCGCAATGTTGGGCGGCCGCAGACGAGTGCGCGGCCCCGATTATCAGTATTCCGGGCGGCGAACCGCTGATCCATCCGGAAATGCCCGAGATCGTGCGCGGCCTCGTAGAGCGCAAGAAGTACGTATATCTCTGCACGAACGCCATCTTGATGGAGCGCAAGCTCGACGACTATCCGCCGTCGAAGTTTTTGACGTTCAGCGTCCATATGGATGGTCTGCGGGATGAGCACGATCTGGCGGTCTGTCGCGACGGGGTGTACGACGTGGCTGTGAAGGCCATCAAGGCGGCGCTGAAGCGGGGCCATCGCGTCACGACGAACACGACGTTGTTCGACGACGCCAACCCGGAACGCGTGCGGAAGTTCTTCGATGAAATGATGGGGCTCGGCGTCGAAGGCATGATGATCTCGCCGGGCTATAGCTATCAAAAAGCCCCGGATCAACAACACTTTCTCAAGCGCAGCCGCACGACGGAACTGTTCTCGAAGATTTTGAGCAATCGCAAGCGCGACTGGCAATTCAACCAGTCCCCCCTGTTCCTGGAGTTTCTGATGGGACGGCGCCAGTATCAGTGCACACCCTGGGGCAACCCCACGTACAACGTCTTCGGGTGGCAGCGGCCCTGCTATTTGTTGCAGGAGGGGTACGCGCCAAGCTTTCGAGAACTGATGGAGAAGACCGATTGGGATGCCTATGGTACCGGCCGGAATGAAAAGTGCGCCGATTGCATGGTGCACTGCGGCTATGAGGCCTCCGCCGTGGAGGATACCTTCGGTTCCTTGTCGGGCTTCACGAAAACCGTGAAGATTACCCTGCTGCCCAACGCGCGATAG
- a CDS encoding sugar transferase, whose translation MLLSPMLLSIALVITLGDGGSPFYRGFRVGRYGRPFRILKFRTMRPDSERSGVTSTANDDPRLTRIGAVLRRYKLDELPQLWNVLCGEMSLVGPRPEVQRFVDLYTDEEKAILTVRPGLTDWASLWNIDEGAILEGSADPDRAYCELIRPKKIRLQLAYVRQAGFRTDLGILCRTIGAVLFRVKFREPQVLELGA comes from the coding sequence ATGCTGTTGTCTCCCATGCTGCTGTCGATCGCGCTGGTGATCACATTGGGCGACGGCGGCTCGCCTTTTTACCGTGGATTCCGGGTGGGGAGATACGGCAGGCCATTTCGTATTCTGAAATTTCGCACGATGAGACCGGATTCGGAGCGGTCCGGCGTCACCTCAACAGCCAACGACGATCCTCGACTGACGCGGATTGGGGCGGTGCTGAGACGGTATAAATTGGACGAACTCCCGCAACTCTGGAATGTGCTCTGCGGCGAAATGAGCCTCGTCGGACCGAGGCCGGAAGTGCAGCGATTTGTAGATTTGTATACAGACGAAGAAAAAGCCATTCTCACAGTGCGGCCTGGTCTCACCGATTGGGCCAGTTTATGGAACATCGATGAAGGCGCCATTCTGGAGGGAAGTGCCGATCCGGATCGAGCCTACTGCGAACTGATCAGACCGAAGAAAATCCGTCTACAACTTGCCTATGTGCGTCAGGCCGGTTTTCGGACCGACCTCGGGATTCTGTGTCGGACCATTGGGGCGGTTCTGTTCCGCGTAAAATTCCGTGAGCCACAGGTACTGGAGCTGGGTGCATGA
- a CDS encoding class I SAM-dependent methyltransferase — translation MTLSDYSPVTEKAGDWVTPEALSMVYTRYRFAADFCRGRRVLEVACGPGVGLGYLGRHAETIVGGDLTDALLRQARKHLPRTAPLVQLQAEALPLRSASRDVIVCYEALYFFADAGKFFAECRRVLAPQGYLLLCSVNPEWPEFNPNAHGHRYYSARELWALLRESGFQPDLFGAFPVAPASSAARCLSWIKRAAVRLHLIPSSMAGKRALKRLFLGKLVPFPAEVREEMAGYVPPVSVSSEQPATGYKILFAVCRPA, via the coding sequence GTGACCCTCTCCGACTACAGCCCCGTCACAGAAAAGGCAGGCGATTGGGTGACGCCCGAAGCGTTGTCCATGGTCTATACGCGCTACCGGTTCGCAGCGGACTTCTGTCGAGGCCGTCGGGTGTTGGAAGTCGCCTGCGGCCCGGGCGTCGGGCTCGGCTATCTGGGACGGCATGCCGAGACAATCGTGGGAGGTGATCTGACGGATGCGTTGCTTCGTCAGGCCAGGAAGCATCTGCCACGCACGGCCCCATTGGTGCAGCTCCAGGCCGAAGCCTTGCCGCTGCGCTCGGCATCCCGAGACGTGATTGTCTGTTATGAAGCGTTGTATTTTTTTGCAGACGCCGGAAAATTTTTCGCGGAGTGCCGGCGGGTGCTCGCTCCTCAGGGGTATCTGCTGCTCTGCTCGGTCAATCCGGAATGGCCGGAATTTAATCCGAACGCTCATGGTCACCGGTACTATTCCGCCCGGGAATTGTGGGCGTTGCTGCGGGAGTCCGGATTTCAGCCGGACCTCTTTGGCGCCTTTCCTGTTGCGCCGGCTTCGAGTGCTGCCCGCTGTCTGTCATGGATCAAGCGCGCGGCTGTCAGGCTGCATCTGATCCCATCGAGCATGGCGGGGAAGCGTGCGCTGAAGCGGCTGTTTCTCGGGAAACTGGTCCCCTTTCCCGCTGAGGTGCGTGAGGAGATGGCCGGATACGTTCCTCCTGTTTCGGTCTCCTCCGAACAACCGGCGACGGGCTATAAAATTCTCTTTGCTGTGTGCCGACCTGCCTGA